Proteins encoded within one genomic window of Camelina sativa cultivar DH55 chromosome 19, Cs, whole genome shotgun sequence:
- the LOC104765298 gene encoding probable leucine-rich repeat receptor-like serine/threonine-protein kinase At3g14840 isoform X3 gives MQKIQSPIFIFDLTRNYLNGPIPPEWGASSLVNISLYGNNITGPIPKELANITTLFSLVLECNQISGTLPPELGNLPNIQRLLLSSNYLTGEIPSTFAKLTTLTDVRISDNQFTGTIPDFIQNWKGLRKLVIRASGLVGPIPSAIGPLGTLTDLRITDLSGPESPFPPLSNMTSLKFLILRNCNLTGHLPDYLGERRTVKNLDLSFNKLSGPIPVSYAALSYVDYIYFTSNMLNGEVPSWMVDKGDTIDLAYNNFSKEIKTELCQQNSVNTFSSTSPLVTNNSSNVFCLSKYVCPKTFFGLHINCGGNEITSNGTKYDADTRDTQGFYNSKNGWVTSNTGNFLDDNRPTNLNFQTKWSSSSELDITDSSIDFRLYIQARLSPISLTYMALCLGEGNYTVNLHFAEIIFDANNLGRRFFDIYVQGKLVAKDFNIVDEAGVGNTVVKNFPVTITNGKLEIRLQWAGKGTQAIPVRGVYGPLISAVSVDPDFDPPGTKSGGGSSVGTVVGSVIASTVFLVLLIGGILWWRGCLTPKSQMEKDFKNLDYQISSFSLRQIKVATDNFDPANKIGEGGFGPVHKGTLTDGTVIAVKQLSAKSKQGNREFLNEIAMISALQHPHLVKLYGCCVEGEQLLLVYEYLENNSLAQALFGPQETQIPLNWPTRQKICVGIARGLAYLHEESRLKIVHRDIKATNVLLDKELNPKISDFGLAKLDEEENTHISTRVAGTYGYMAPEYAMRGHLTDKADVYSFGIVALEIVHGKSNTSSRSKAEIFYLLDWVHVLRKQNNLVEVIDPRLGTSYNRQEAMTMIQIGMLCTSPAPADRPSMSTVVSVLEGHSTVNVEKLLEASVNKGNENDVESERAMKKHYAMICEEDITNTTTTDASDLYPVKLDSASWNTRN, from the exons ATGCAGAAGATTCAGTcaccaatttttatttt TGATCTGACTAGAAACTATCTCAACGGTCCCATTCCTCCCGAATGGGGAGCCTCATCACTTGTAAACAT CTCACTATATGGAAACAATATAACTGGTCCAATCCCAAAAGAATTAGCGAACATTACAACTCTGTTTAGTCT TGTCTTGGAATGCAACCAAATCTCAGGGACGTTACCGCCAGAGCTCGGAAATCTACCCAACATTCAAAGACT GCTTCTTAGCTCGAACTACTTGACCGGGGAAATCCCGAGTACATTCGCCAAACTTACTACTTTGACTGATGT TCGTATTAGCGACAACCAGTTCACTGGTACTATACCAGATTTCATCCAGAATTGGAAAGGACTTCGGAAACT GGTTATTCGAGCAAGTGGTTTAGTTGGACCGATTCCTAGTGCCATTGGTCCTCTGGGAACCTTAACAGACTT GAGAATCACTGACTTGAGTGGACCTGAATCTCCATTTCCGCCACTAAGCAACATGACATCGTTGAAGTTTTT GATTCTTAGGAACTGCAACCTTACAGGACACTTACCTGATTATCTTGGAGAGAGGAGAACCGTAAAGAATTT GGATCTTAGCTTTAACAAACTGAGTGGACCAATCCCCGTGTCATATGCCGCTCTTTCATATGTAGATTACAT ATATTTTACAAGTAACATGTTAAACGGGGAAGTACCAAGTTGGATGGTCGACAAAGGAGACACGAT TGATCTTGCTTATAATAACTTTtccaaagaaatcaaaactgaaTTGTGTCAACAAAATTCCGT GAATACGTTTTCAAGCACAAGCCCTTTAGTGACAAATAACTC CTCAAATGTTTTCTGTCTGAGCAAATATGTCTGTCCTAAAA CTTTCTTCGGCCTTCATATAAACTGTGGTGGTAATGAAATAACAAGCAATGGGACTAAGTATGATGCTGACACAAGGGATACACAAGGTTTCTATAATAGTAAAAATGGGTGGGTTACTAGCAACACGGGGAACTTTTTGGATGATAATCGGCCTACCAATTTAAATTTCCAAACCAAATGGTCGAGTTCATCAGAGCTTGATATAACAGATTCTAGCATAGACTTTAGGCTTTATATACAAGCACGTCTCTCGCCCATCTCCCTCACTTACATGGCATTGTGTCTTGGAGAAGGAAACTATACGGTTAATCTTCATTTCGCTGAAATTATTTTCGATGCAAACAATTTGGGAAGAAGATTCTTTGACATATACGTTCAG GGTAAACTTGTGGCGAAAGATTTCAATATTGTTGATGAGGCAGGTGTGGGAAATACTGTGGTCAAGAACTTTCCGGTCACGATTACAAATGGGAAACTGGAAATAAGATTGCAGTGGGCTGGGAAAGGAACTCAAGCTATTCCTGTGAGAGGTGTATATGGTCCTCTCATATCTGCTGTATCGGTTGATCCAG ATTTTGATCCACCTGGCACTAAATCTGGTGGGGGAAGTTCTGTTGGTACTGTGGTTGGTAGTGTAATCGCTTCGACAGTGTTTCTTGTGCTTTTAATCGGAGGTATATTATGGTGGAGAGGCTGCTTAACACCTAAGAGTCAGATGGAAAAAG ATTTCAAGAACTTAGATTACCAGATCAGTTCGTTCTCGTTGAGACAAATCAAAGTTGCCACGGATAACTTTGATCCTGCAAACAAGATCGGAGAAGGTGGTTTCGGTCCTGTACACAAG GGAACATTGACTGATGGAACTGTAATCGCGGTGAAGCAGCTATCGGCGAAATCAAAACAAGGGAATCGAGAGTTCTTGAACGAGATTGCTATGATTTCGGCTCTGCAGCATCCACATTTGGTTAAACTATACGGATGTTGTGTCGAAGGTGAACAGCTTTTGCTAGTTTACGAGTACTTGGAAAACAACAGTCTAGCGCAAGCGCTTTTCG GTCCTCAAGAGACGCAGATACCACTAAACTGGCCAACAAGGCAGAAGATTTGTGTCGGGATAGCGAGAGGATTAGCTTATCTCCATGAGGAATCAAGACTCAAGATCGTACACAGAGATATCAAAGCCACTAATGTCTTGTTGGATAAGGAACTGAACCCAAAGATTTCGGATTTTGGTCTTGCTAAgcttgacgaagaagaaaacacacacatcagCACACGAGTCGCTGGAACATA CGGGTATATGGCTCCAGAATACGCCATGAGAGGCCATTTGACAGATAAAGCCGACGTCTACAGTTTTGGCATTGTTGCTCTGGAAATAGTTCATGGAAAGAGCAACACGAGCTCACGATCCAAAGCCGAGATCTTCTACCTTCTTGACTGG GTGCACGTTCTAAGAAAGCAAAACAATCTGGTGGAAGTAATAGATCCAAGGCTGGGAACAAGTTACAACAGACAAGAAGCAATGACGATGATTCAGATAGGGATGCTCTGCACCAGTCCAGCTCCGGCTGATAGACCTTCGATGTCGACGGTGGTGAGTGTGCTAGAAGGCCATTCAACGGTGAATGTTGAGAAGCTTCTTGAAGCTTCGGTCAACAAAGGAAATGAAAATGACGTAGAGAGCGAGAGAGCGATGAAGAAGCATTACGCCATGATATGTGAGGAGGATATAACGAACACGACAACCACCGACGCCAGCGATCTTTACCCTGTGAAGCTTGATTCTGCTTCCTGGAACACCAGAAATTAG